From Pseudomonadota bacterium, a single genomic window includes:
- a CDS encoding SurA N-terminal domain-containing protein — MIKLVHKHNKAIGFVFLFVAVCFAFSGVGLDILQQGGNVKRSAITVNERHYSYNEFSRAQSNLEEQYKKMFGDRYETFTKTFNLNIPQQAADQLVDKALLSQEAQSIGFATDEEAVKRYILTKIFTETPYDPTQFKAILQRLGMTYREFSAQIKEENDRLALINLLKDASYLSTRDLQAQFIRQETQYGVIAASIKTADLLAQVPAPTDEQLKIYYETNATRFEVPAKVSYSYMVLDSEKFEQLVQISSQDLEIYYTENAAKFTLPEQAHIREIKLLYPKESTPSTMADVRAKAKKVYEEALSGAPFPGLVTKYSDDLPVKLAGGDRGWIQRGVNTASFDKAVFAIQPGAIAELVETDYGFQIVKVEEKLASSLKPFEQVRAQIEAEIRRAEAPSYASAKGLEIMNSAKKDNKSLLEIGGASGFVVKNSSALLAVEVDPEPALAGLTAKVLQLPSGDRLLPALVEVGDATLIVQVKEFKETSIAPLIDVRSKVIESIKTTEAQKLALAQAQALLQSVQASPTTFATTALNMKAKVIGPVTISRANPSNDELANAPRELLSALFATNTPPQVLGRYFPTQDGFLVASVTTITKPEITSVKALEELEESRQQTQSELTRKVLESTIALLKARATIEVDQTILIRQ; from the coding sequence ATGATCAAGTTAGTACATAAGCATAACAAAGCGATCGGATTCGTATTCCTCTTCGTTGCGGTCTGCTTCGCTTTCAGCGGTGTGGGGCTCGATATTCTGCAGCAGGGCGGCAATGTTAAACGTTCCGCCATTACGGTTAATGAGAGACATTATTCATACAACGAGTTCTCACGCGCTCAGAGCAACCTTGAAGAGCAGTATAAAAAAATGTTCGGGGATCGCTACGAGACCTTCACAAAAACGTTTAACCTAAACATTCCACAACAAGCAGCCGATCAACTCGTTGATAAAGCGCTTCTATCTCAGGAGGCGCAAAGCATCGGATTCGCCACAGACGAGGAGGCGGTTAAGAGATACATCCTGACCAAGATCTTTACAGAGACTCCCTACGACCCTACTCAGTTTAAGGCGATACTACAGCGGCTTGGTATGACCTACCGTGAATTCAGTGCGCAGATAAAGGAGGAGAACGATCGTCTCGCTCTGATAAACCTATTAAAGGACGCCTCCTACCTGAGCACTCGCGATCTTCAGGCTCAATTTATACGACAAGAGACGCAGTACGGCGTTATAGCTGCTTCAATCAAGACCGCGGATCTTCTCGCACAGGTGCCCGCCCCTACAGATGAACAGCTCAAAATATACTACGAAACAAACGCAACACGGTTCGAAGTGCCGGCCAAAGTTTCCTACAGCTATATGGTGCTTGATTCAGAAAAGTTCGAGCAGTTGGTACAGATCTCTTCTCAAGATTTGGAGATATACTACACAGAGAACGCCGCAAAGTTTACACTCCCGGAGCAGGCTCATATACGCGAGATAAAGCTGCTCTACCCCAAGGAGAGCACCCCATCAACGATGGCTGATGTGCGTGCTAAGGCCAAGAAGGTCTATGAAGAAGCTCTTTCAGGAGCTCCATTTCCGGGACTCGTAACAAAATATTCCGACGACCTTCCAGTAAAGCTTGCCGGGGGAGACCGCGGTTGGATTCAACGGGGCGTTAATACAGCTTCATTTGATAAGGCTGTTTTTGCAATACAGCCCGGCGCTATCGCAGAGCTAGTCGAGACGGACTACGGATTTCAGATCGTAAAGGTTGAGGAGAAACTGGCCTCTTCCCTTAAACCGTTCGAGCAGGTCAGGGCGCAGATTGAAGCGGAGATTAGGCGCGCTGAGGCGCCCTCGTATGCCTCCGCCAAGGGGCTGGAGATTATGAATAGCGCTAAGAAGGATAATAAGTCACTACTTGAGATCGGCGGAGCCTCCGGCTTTGTCGTAAAGAACTCTAGCGCTCTCCTTGCCGTTGAGGTCGATCCGGAGCCAGCCCTAGCCGGACTAACAGCCAAGGTTCTGCAACTTCCTAGTGGGGATCGGCTTTTACCGGCCCTAGTTGAGGTCGGCGATGCTACCCTAATAGTGCAGGTCAAGGAGTTTAAGGAGACCTCAATTGCGCCCCTGATTGATGTGCGTAGTAAGGTTATCGAATCCATTAAAACTACAGAGGCTCAGAAGCTAGCTCTAGCGCAGGCTCAGGCGTTACTTCAGTCGGTTCAGGCTAGCCCCACAACCTTTGCAACAACTGCCCTTAACATGAAGGCCAAGGTTATCGGACCAGTAACTATATCTCGTGCAAACCCCAGTAACGATGAACTCGCTAACGCTCCGCGCGAGCTATTAAGCGCGCTATTCGCAACGAATACCCCTCCACAGGTATTGGGCCGATATTTTCCAACACAGGATGGCTTCCTTGTTGCCTCCGTAACAACGATTACCAAGCCCGAGATTACCTCCGTTAAGGCGCTGGAGGAGCTTGAAGAATCTCGCCAGCAAACTCAGTCGGAGCTAACGCGCAAGGTGCTGGAATCAACCATAGCGCTACTTAAAGCCCGTGCAACGATAGAGGTAGACCAAACCATCCTGATCAGGCAGTAA
- a CDS encoding DUF4911 domain-containing protein has product MTDPLLIAAREIDPHTVVFYLEVPRSQIVLLQTYFELYDGVGTVRTLETPRNVVSVFTTPGLKNDCIEMLNAIRENVAWRVCSEIPEQI; this is encoded by the coding sequence ATGACCGATCCCCTTCTCATAGCTGCAAGAGAGATAGATCCCCATACTGTGGTTTTCTATCTTGAGGTCCCCCGTAGTCAGATAGTACTTTTACAAACGTATTTTGAGCTATACGATGGGGTCGGAACGGTACGGACCCTCGAGACGCCCAGAAACGTAGTAAGCGTATTTACAACGCCGGGCCTTAAGAACGATTGCATCGAGATGCTCAATGCGATCAGAGAGAACGTTGCTTGGAGGGTGTGCAGTGAGATTCCGGAACAGATATAG